The Leadbetterella byssophila DSM 17132 DNA window AAAAGTGACCAATGCTGATCACATCATTAACGGTGAGACCATCTTGACCTCTGCTGAAGCAAATGATTTGTATAAAAATTCCTTGAAAAATCTGATCGAAGCTTAATTCAGCAGATTACTGAAAGTAGAATTCTCATAAACCTTTCTTCCCTCAATGGCGGAGAAAGGTTTTTCTTTATCCAGTACCTCTAAAACCATCTCTTCTATCAATCCTTGTATCCCACTTAATAGTTCCTCCTTACTTAAGCCTTTCACTTCCATATCTATCCTATCATTCAAAGCGCGGAAACTGTAAAATCCATACTTCGCATCCGGAACCTCTTCAGAATGGATCAAAAAGAAATACAAAAGGAGCTGTCTAAATTTATCCCTTTTTCGCTCTTTTAATTCCTCCGTAAATGAAACCTCTGGATTATGAGTATAGGTTACATCTTCCACCTTACCTGTCTTATAATCAATTATGACCAAAGTATCTCCATGCTTTTCTAACTTATCTATAGCCCCTTCCACCTTCAGTTTAATTCCGCCAATATCCAGTATTTTTCGGAACTTCTTTTCTAAGGCAACAATGGTAAAAGGCTCCGTATAGGTCCGAATACGCATGTGGTAGTATTTTATAAGGAGATCTAAAGCTACTTTCTTCAACACTGCATTCAATCCATAACTGAAGTCAAATTCCGGTTTGCATTCTTGAATAAGTTGATCGAAATTCTTGATGACCCAAAGCTTTTGAGCTTCCAAATCCTCCTTGGTAATTGACTTTCCTACATAGGGAAGATCTGCCTTTTCAAGGGCATAGTGAATCAGTGTTCCAAATACATTCGCACCTATAGTGGCCTCATCCATATTATTTTCTCTGATCCCCTCTAAGTATTTCCAATAAAAGGCTAAGGGAGAGGTAAAATACTCCGATAAGGCCGTAGCACTCAAGCCTCTATTTGTAAAATAATCCTTGGCTTTCTCCAGAATCTCATCCGTCTTAGGTATGGTAATCTCCTTAGGTTTCACTAAATCCCCCAAATTGATCTCGGTAGTGCTGAATTTTATCTTCCCGTCCACCTTTGGATCTCTACATAACTCCTCTTCGATCTGGTAAATAAACCTACTTTTTTCCTGTCTTCCCACACCGGATCCTCCCTGTTGAACATATAAAATATTCACCTTTTCCGCTCTCTGAAGCAACCGATAGAAATGGTACGCCATAATGGCGTCCTGATCCGAATATGTGGGCAATTTAAACTCGAGTATGGCATCAAAAGGTAAAAAACTATTGCTCTTATTAGCCGTAGGCAGCTTTCCTTCTACAAAAGACAAAAAGGTGACCTCATCAAAATCCAAACATCGGGTTTCCAACATACTCATGATTTGCACCTTGGCATTCGGCTCTTTTTCAAATGGCAAACTCAAGCCCTTTAAAAACTCCTGAAAAAGCAAACGGAAAGCAGGTTTACTAACATCTAAATGCCTCTTGACGGAAGGCAGTTCCTTAAGTACTAATTGCGCAAATGGCTTTTCATTCCACTCTAGGGCTTCAACCGTTTTAAGTATACGTTCTACTCCCCTTACAAAACTTCCCACCTCAGTCATTCCCACAATCTCATCCCATAAACTGCCCTGTGACATCTTCAAATCCTCTCGCTCATAGAATAATCGGGTACTCTTATAAGCTAATCTTTCTAACTTAGTCCATTCCACTTCCCCTTTAACTAACTCCCTAATGAGAGGCTGTTCCATCAACATTCTAAGATCCTCTAAACGCAATTTTTCTTGATCAGAGATATCCAAAAGTAAATTTATAGCAGCCATAAGTTCGCTGGATTTCAAAGACATACCCCCTGATATATTGATCTTCATGTCAAGGCCAGGTACCAAGGTATAAATGGATGGTAAATCCATTTCATCAAGAATTACTACGGCATGTGAAGAGGAACTTGATTTCCTTACTAGATCCATAGCTAATTTGTTTTGTAAAACCTGCGACCCCAACTTATATACCTGTATGTGCTTTTCTGTCCCTTGGAGCAAAGATTCCTGAAAGTACCACTCCTTCCCAAATAACCTAGAAGACTTATACTTACGGAGTTTCCTACCGGCCTTATCTTTGGATTCCATATAGTAATCATCTGTATCCCAAATACACTTTGCTTTTCCTATATGAACCAAATGTTTGATAATCACCTCTTCCGCAGTACTTAGAGCATTAAGCCCAATAAAATAAAAATCTTCTTTCCATTCTTTGTCTATGGCCTTTTCAGCGGCAGTCCTATATAAAAGACCCGAATAACCTACTCCTTTCGCGGCTAAACGCTCTCGCAATGTATGGTAAACCAAACCCATCTTCTTAAAGAAGCTAAAGTAAGAACCCGCAAAATCCGTTACTACATTATTTTCAGCGTTAATCCCCCATCTTTTGAGCGCATCGGCCTGATCCAAATAGGTAAACAATCCCTTCGTATCATCTAAAAGTGAAGAATCTATCAAATTCAAATCCTTAACCAAGGTGGGAACCCAGGTCAAAAAATGCTCTAAAGTAAGACTTCCATCTAACTGCTTCCATTCCTTATATATCTCAAAATATAGATCAACCGACTTAATCAATTGCAAACCTGAAGTTTCCTGAATAAAATCATCTATAGATGAAATCTTAGGTGCAAAGAATGGAATAGCAGATAAAGACGCTAATTCTCTTCCAAAATACAGGGCTGCTCTCCTGCTCGGAAGCACAATATGGAGTTTTTGTAAATCACTTAAATCCTTTGCACTTTGAAATACTTCAGCTGCTGCTCGTCCTAAGAATGTAGTTGTCATACAGGTAATTTGAATTCATTAGCAAAATACAAGCATACCTCCAAAGTAAAAAATAAACCTTTATACTGTAGTACTTGTACAATTATATAAATATACAATTATTTCTCTATTTTACCTGCTTATAACCTTTTTGCGAAGTTTAACTCTAGCAATTTCGCTATCAAACACATATATTCAGACTTAAGAGCTTCGAATTTATACCTAACAAAACAAGGTTATTTCTACTATTTATGCTTATTTTGTAAGATCATAAAACGAGAATGAAACAGAGAATTGGTATTTTAGGCGGTGGTCAATTGGGTAAGATGCTACTGCAAACTGCATTGGATTTAGACTTAAATATTTCAATACTTGACCCAGACCCAGAATGCTCCTGTTCAGTTTGGACAAAAAACTTTACTTGCGGATCCCTAACAGATTATAATACCGTAATGGAATTCGCAAAAGACCTGGATGTTATCACCATAGAAATAGAAAACGTTAATATTCAGGCTTTGAAAGACTTGGAAGCCGCAGGCAAAAAGGTCTTCCCTCAACCTTCAGTCATAGAAACCATCCAAAATAAACGTACTCAAAAAGACTTCTTTGTATCACATAACATTCCAACATCCCCTTTTATAAAAGTTAAAAATCGGGATGAAATTATCGCGAATAAAGACTTTTTACCCGCAGTTAACAAGCTAGGTGTAGGGGGATACGATGGAAAAGGTGTGCAGTTGCTAAAATCAGAAGCAGATCTAGATAAAGCTTTTGATGCAGAAGGAATTCTAGAGAAGTTCGTAGACTTTGAAAAGGAACTTGCCGTTATAATTGCAAGGAATGAGAATGGAGAAATGAAGTGTTTCCCTGTCGTAGAGATGGTATTCCACCCTACAGCTAACCTTGTGGAATACCAATTCTCGCCTGCTAACATAGAGGCTTCTACTGCTCAACAAGCTGAGGAAGTAGCTATTAAAACAGCTGAAGCATTCGGTATAGTAGGCTTATTGGCTGTAGAAATGTTCCTTGATAAAGAAGGAAAGATCTGGGTCAATGAGGTAGCGCCAAGACCGCATAATAGTGGGCATCAAACGCAGAAAGCAAATGTAGTCTCTCAATTTGATCAACACTGGAGAGCTATCCTAAATTTACCTTTAGGAGATCCTACTCCACATTCCTTATCTGCCATGGTTAATATTTTGGGAGAGGAAGGACATACAGGAATAGCAAAAGTAGAAGGATTGGATAAAATCCTGGCTTTAGAACATGCATATCCCTTCTTTTATGGGAAGAAAATCACCAAACCATTCAGGAAAATGGGACATGTCAGTATTTTGGCAGATGATTTTGAAAACTTAAAAGAAAAGGTGAATTTTGTACAGAACAATCTGAAAATAATCGCTCAATGATAGGCATAATAATGGGAAGCATCTCTGATTTAAAAGTGATGCAAGGGGCAGTAGACATCTTTGAAAAGTTTGGAATTCCCTATGAAATAGAGATTGTTTCTGCACATAGGACTCCACAAAAAATGGTAAACTATGCTGAAACAGCAGCAGAAAGAGGATTAAAAGTCATTATAGCAGGTGCCGGAGGTGCTGCACATTTACCTGGAATGGTTGCCTCCTGTACCATCTTACCTGTTATAGGCGTACCGGTAAAATCATCAAATTCTATAGATGGGTGGGATTCTGTATTATCCATTTTACAAATGCCTTCAGGTGTGCCTGTAGCTACAGTAGCCCTAAACGCTTCCACTAATGCGGGTATTTTAGCTACCCAGGTATTAGCGACCTCTTCCCCTTCTATTGCACTAAAGTTAATGGAATATAAGGAAGAGCTAAAAGCAAAAGTAGACCAAATGAACCAAGAACTAAAAAACAGCTTTCAATAATATGGAATATGAAGAAAGAAATAGAAAACCAAAGCAGGGAGCAAGTAACACCCCTGCCGTAGTTCTAGTCATTTTATTTGCCATAGTTGTCCTTCTGCTATACGCAGGATGGAATCTTATGTCAGACGATGCCAGCAATATTGTAGACATGAAGAGCATTGACTCTGATTTGGTTCAAGTGGACGAAAAACCGGTAGAAGAGGAAGATGAGGATATTGTAGAAGAAGTTACTCTTCCAGAGCCTGAAAAGAAAGAGGAAAAGAAAAAAGAGGTAACTCCTGTAGTTGAAAAACCAACGACTTCATATAAAGGAGAAACATCTACTTATACTGTAAAAGCAGGTGAAACTTTTTTTGCTATTGCTAATAAATTCAATACTAGCTCAGATAATCTGCAGGCCCTTAATCCCGATGTAAACCCATCTTTGATAAAGGAAGGCGTAACTAAATTAAAAGTTCCCGTACAAGCCGTTCATACTGTAGGACCTGGCGATATCCTAAGAGTGGTAGCCAATAAATATGGAATCTCCGTAGAAGCCCTAATGGCCGCCAATGGCAAAAAGAAAAACTTTGCAGAGAGAGGAGAAAAACTCCTTATCCCTCACAAGAATAAGATATAATCGAGTAGGAAGATAGGGATTATTTCCCTATCTGTCCTCTCACACCACCCGGCATACGGATCCGTACCAAGGCGGTTTGTTAGAATAACGTCGTTTGATGCGTTGTTCTCCAGTAATAGTAGTCTGCAAATCCTTCGTAACCTAATTTAGTAAAGTATGAGTTTGTTAGCGTTGTTTGAACGATAGGGCTTGTCCCTGTCCGAGTATAGGATTTACGGGTGTTCGCATGTTGGTAGGCAAGCCAGCGTTTGGCTCCCAGTTTCATTAAGTTCCGAATTCGATTACCTGCGGTCTTCCATTGCTTCCAAAGCAGAACACGCAAGCGTCTTCGCACTAGGTTATCTAGTGCTACCATCACCTTCTTATTCGTTGCTATACGAAAGTAATCCACCCAGCCGTGAATAATTTGCCGTAGTTTAGTCAGTCGCTCATGCATAGGAGTAACTGTATTACGTCGAGTATTTTGACGTAACTTCTCTCGGATTCGTTCGATACTCTTTGCAGAGATACGAATCTGCCAATCTCCTTGAGTTTTGAAGAAACTAAAGCCGAGTAAACTACTTTGGGAAGGTTTGCTTACCTTACTCTTTTCACGGTTCACTTTCAGCTTTAGTGTAGATTCGATGTAACTGGTGATGTTGCGCATAATACGAGTGGCGGATTTATTGCTCTTCGCGTAGATACTACAGTCATCCGCATAGCGTACAAATCGATGTCCACGGGAGCTGAGTTCCCTGTCCAGTTCGTTCAGGATGATGTTTGACAAAAGTGGACTTAAAGGACTACCCTGTGGTGTGCCCTTGGTTCGCTTTTGTTCAAGACCATGATCCATAATCCCACAACGAAGGTATTTCCCGATCAGGGCTAGGACTCGATGATCCGTAATCTTCTTGCTCAAAAGATGCATCAGTATGTCGTGGTTCACTTGATCGAAGAATTGTTCCAAATCAAGTTCAACGACCCACGTGTAGCCCAAGTTCAGATACTCTTGCGCTTTACTGACGGCCTGATGAGCATTACGGTTCGGACGGAAGCCGTAGCTGTTATCGTGAAAATCACCCTCATACTTTAATCCAAGCCATTGGGAAATGCTTTGCTGAATAACACGGTCGATGACCGTTGGGATACCCAGCATACGCTTGCCGCCACTTGCTTTGGGAATCTCTACTTTCCGAACAGCTTGTGGGCGGTAAGTACCAGAGAGAATATCCGATCGCAGGGATTGCCAGTGCGTGTTAAGGTAGTCACGAAGATTATCGATCTGCATACCATCAACTCCGCTAGCACCTCCATTAGAGATGACACGATCAACTGCGTGTTTGACATTTCGGATGTGTAATATCTCTTCCAACATAGTATTACTAAAAAAAAAACCTCAGGCATTGTGTCCACTTCGTTGCACGACTCAGCTAAGCTCCTCTTGCATTTTACTATCAATTTCCGACCTACCCTCATGCAAGCAGTTCTCTTATGTGGTTCGGCTTTTAACACTTCGTCATAAACTTCATGGTTCCTTTGCCATTCTAACATTCAGACCTTCCCCTGTATAAAGTAGAGAAACAGGGTACTATGTCCTCTGCTGACTTCTGACTAAAGCATACTAGCATTATTATTCTGCTATATGTTTCTTCGCGGGCATTCGCGTATACCTTTGACAGAGTTTAGTCAGATCTCCCCAGGTAAGAACAATAACTTTCACCTCATGTATCCGCTACATTTACCATAGTGTTTCCGTACAGTTTAGGGCTTCGGCTTGTTTTGCAGCCTCACCCAACACTTGCGGCCTTGTATGTAGTTTCTGTTCGTCGGATCGAGGTTTTGCCTCAGACTTCCTTCGGATTCCACCTCGCGGTGGACACCCTTGTCATAAGCTAACACTTCCCACTGTAAAGGCGTGTTCGGGACTTACACCCTAGAGTTATTGACCATGCTGGGCACACAAAAAAGGGGCTATCCACGTGGGTAGCCCCTTCTCTTACAAGTCCGTAAGCCGAATTCTGTTCTATTCTGTCATTTATCTAGGAACGCAGTCGCCCACGTTCTCTATCAACCTACCCTCCGACTAGAGCGGGTCGCTCTTCAATGCCGGTTTATTTGGTCTTTCAGCTCATGAGGTTTACCTATACCGTCTACTTCGCAGTAGCCGTGGGGGTCTCTTACACCTCCTTTTCACCCTTACCTTTTACAAGGCGGTAATTTTCTGTGGCACTAGCTGTAGGGATTACTCCCCCCTACCCGTTAGGTAGCATGATACCCTGTGCTGTTCGGACTTTCCTCCCCTTGCGGAGCGACAGATCGACTTGTAAGGAGTACAAAGGTACAAGGATTTTACATACCCTTCACTATTAATTGGACTTTTGCCCGGGAATTCACCACCGCTAGAATAGCCTCTTCCGTTACAATCACCTGATCAGGATTAACAGATATAATCTGCCCCTTCATCCTAATCCCCTTGCTTAATTCCGAATTAACCGTCTCTAATACACTCTTTTTAGAGAACTCTATAATCTCTTCTAATGGCAAAGCAAACTCCTCAGCTATCCTTTTCTCTAAAGTACCTTCCAGAAGCCATGCTGCGGCTTTATGCAAGATATTTCGCGTCTTAACATCTAATTTCACATCCTTCAGCACCACGCTCTTCTTCTCAGGATCATAAACCGGAATTCCCTGTATCTTAATCTGCCCTTTGAAACTTCCCGTAGTTTGAATTTGAAAAACAATATTTTCATTCTCATGCGCCACCACCAGATCCTTCACCACAATCTTGTACTTCCCATTCTTGAACTCAAAAGTCTCGTCCAAGAACATCTTTCTGGATATCTCGTTGGCTTGTTCGTAGGATATAACGTTTACTAACTGCACCTCAAATTCCTCCGGAATAGCATTGACCATCTTCAATTTAGGAACTTCTACCACCATAGAAGGGGTGTACAAGGGAGTTCCTACAAAAGTTTCCAGAAAAATTTTAATCCCAATCGTCCCTTTAATACTTGCCCCCACAGATTGTAAAGGTGTAGAAATCACTTCTAAGGGATCTGCCCTAAACCAGGTATTGTATTCTTCAGAGACCTGAATAGGACGTTTTGCTACGTTCCAAGCCTCAATCACATAAGGTTTAAGAGAGTAATTCTTACGTATGGTTT harbors:
- a CDS encoding PD-(D/E)XK nuclease family protein — translated: MTTTFLGRAAAEVFQSAKDLSDLQKLHIVLPSRRAALYFGRELASLSAIPFFAPKISSIDDFIQETSGLQLIKSVDLYFEIYKEWKQLDGSLTLEHFLTWVPTLVKDLNLIDSSLLDDTKGLFTYLDQADALKRWGINAENNVVTDFAGSYFSFFKKMGLVYHTLRERLAAKGVGYSGLLYRTAAEKAIDKEWKEDFYFIGLNALSTAEEVIIKHLVHIGKAKCIWDTDDYYMESKDKAGRKLRKYKSSRLFGKEWYFQESLLQGTEKHIQVYKLGSQVLQNKLAMDLVRKSSSSSHAVVILDEMDLPSIYTLVPGLDMKINISGGMSLKSSELMAAINLLLDISDQEKLRLEDLRMLMEQPLIRELVKGEVEWTKLERLAYKSTRLFYEREDLKMSQGSLWDEIVGMTEVGSFVRGVERILKTVEALEWNEKPFAQLVLKELPSVKRHLDVSKPAFRLLFQEFLKGLSLPFEKEPNAKVQIMSMLETRCLDFDEVTFLSFVEGKLPTANKSNSFLPFDAILEFKLPTYSDQDAIMAYHFYRLLQRAEKVNILYVQQGGSGVGRQEKSRFIYQIEEELCRDPKVDGKIKFSTTEINLGDLVKPKEITIPKTDEILEKAKDYFTNRGLSATALSEYFTSPLAFYWKYLEGIRENNMDEATIGANVFGTLIHYALEKADLPYVGKSITKEDLEAQKLWVIKNFDQLIQECKPEFDFSYGLNAVLKKVALDLLIKYYHMRIRTYTEPFTIVALEKKFRKILDIGGIKLKVEGAIDKLEKHGDTLVIIDYKTGKVEDVTYTHNPEVSFTEELKERKRDKFRQLLLYFFLIHSEEVPDAKYGFYSFRALNDRIDMEVKGLSKEELLSGIQGLIEEMVLEVLDKEKPFSAIEGRKVYENSTFSNLLN
- a CDS encoding 5-(carboxyamino)imidazole ribonucleotide synthase yields the protein MKQRIGILGGGQLGKMLLQTALDLDLNISILDPDPECSCSVWTKNFTCGSLTDYNTVMEFAKDLDVITIEIENVNIQALKDLEAAGKKVFPQPSVIETIQNKRTQKDFFVSHNIPTSPFIKVKNRDEIIANKDFLPAVNKLGVGGYDGKGVQLLKSEADLDKAFDAEGILEKFVDFEKELAVIIARNENGEMKCFPVVEMVFHPTANLVEYQFSPANIEASTAQQAEEVAIKTAEAFGIVGLLAVEMFLDKEGKIWVNEVAPRPHNSGHQTQKANVVSQFDQHWRAILNLPLGDPTPHSLSAMVNILGEEGHTGIAKVEGLDKILALEHAYPFFYGKKITKPFRKMGHVSILADDFENLKEKVNFVQNNLKIIAQ
- the purE gene encoding 5-(carboxyamino)imidazole ribonucleotide mutase; this translates as MIGIIMGSISDLKVMQGAVDIFEKFGIPYEIEIVSAHRTPQKMVNYAETAAERGLKVIIAGAGGAAHLPGMVASCTILPVIGVPVKSSNSIDGWDSVLSILQMPSGVPVATVALNASTNAGILATQVLATSSPSIALKLMEYKEELKAKVDQMNQELKNSFQ
- a CDS encoding LysM peptidoglycan-binding domain-containing protein, with translation MEYEERNRKPKQGASNTPAVVLVILFAIVVLLLYAGWNLMSDDASNIVDMKSIDSDLVQVDEKPVEEEDEDIVEEVTLPEPEKKEEKKKEVTPVVEKPTTSYKGETSTYTVKAGETFFAIANKFNTSSDNLQALNPDVNPSLIKEGVTKLKVPVQAVHTVGPGDILRVVANKYGISVEALMAANGKKKNFAERGEKLLIPHKNKI
- the ltrA gene encoding group II intron reverse transcriptase/maturase, which encodes MLEEILHIRNVKHAVDRVISNGGASGVDGMQIDNLRDYLNTHWQSLRSDILSGTYRPQAVRKVEIPKASGGKRMLGIPTVIDRVIQQSISQWLGLKYEGDFHDNSYGFRPNRNAHQAVSKAQEYLNLGYTWVVELDLEQFFDQVNHDILMHLLSKKITDHRVLALIGKYLRCGIMDHGLEQKRTKGTPQGSPLSPLLSNIILNELDRELSSRGHRFVRYADDCSIYAKSNKSATRIMRNITSYIESTLKLKVNREKSKVSKPSQSSLLGFSFFKTQGDWQIRISAKSIERIREKLRQNTRRNTVTPMHERLTKLRQIIHGWVDYFRIATNKKVMVALDNLVRRRLRVLLWKQWKTAGNRIRNLMKLGAKRWLAYQHANTRKSYTRTGTSPIVQTTLTNSYFTKLGYEGFADYYYWRTTHQTTLF
- a CDS encoding DUF4403 family protein — protein: MKKLFVGFLLPFSLAAQNVNIPMVFEKKPSTISIPLDISLEDIQNQINLGLPDLIYEDNSFADDGLKVKVWRKGNLIFTENKDGTLTYEVPLKVWAQKEITVLGISQAPSTDFEIKIKFASKFRISEDYELITQTKGLSFTWITKPVLKSSLVDVPIGPIIGRVITSNMPLFAEQIDETIRKNYSLKPYVIEAWNVAKRPIQVSEEYNTWFRADPLEVISTPLQSVGASIKGTIGIKIFLETFVGTPLYTPSMVVEVPKLKMVNAIPEEFEVQLVNVISYEQANEISRKMFLDETFEFKNGKYKIVVKDLVVAHENENIVFQIQTTGSFKGQIKIQGIPVYDPEKKSVVLKDVKLDVKTRNILHKAAAWLLEGTLEKRIAEEFALPLEEIIEFSKKSVLETVNSELSKGIRMKGQIISVNPDQVIVTEEAILAVVNSRAKVQLIVKGM